One window of Candidatus Tokpelaia hoelldoblerii genomic DNA carries:
- a CDS encoding Glutamate dehydrogenase (bhsal14800): protein MTEQIHARLLPIFNQVIQRNAGEGEFHQAVKEVLVSLGRVVSKHPEYAEQGLIERLCEPERQIIFRVPWIDDEGKVHINRGFRVQFNSALGPYKGGLRFHPSVNVGIIKFLGFEQTFKNALTGMPIGGGKGGSDFNPRGRSDHEIMRFCQSFMMELHRHIGEYIDVPAGDIGVAGREIGYMFGQFKRLTNRYEAGVITGKGMLYGGSRARTEATGYGTVYFVERMLATRKLTLEGQRAVVSGSGNVAIYTIKKLTELGARVIACSDSNGHVVDEDGIDLALLQEIKEQRRERISHYAKARGGHVKYIEGGSIWQGPCTIAIPAATQNELHEQDAKELVKNGLIAVGEGANMPSTPEAIHVFQEAGILFAPAKAANAGGVATSALEMQQNASRDSWTFAETDARLATIMRGIHDLCFETAEEYGVPGDYLNGANIAGFIRVAEAMKALGVI, encoded by the coding sequence ATGACAGAACAGATCCATGCAAGACTATTGCCTATTTTCAACCAGGTTATCCAGCGCAATGCCGGTGAAGGCGAATTTCACCAGGCGGTGAAGGAAGTGCTGGTCAGCCTTGGGCGGGTCGTCAGCAAACATCCTGAATATGCCGAACAGGGACTGATTGAACGCCTCTGCGAACCGGAACGGCAGATCATCTTCCGTGTGCCGTGGATTGATGATGAAGGCAAGGTGCATATCAATCGTGGTTTTCGTGTTCAGTTCAATTCGGCGCTCGGGCCATACAAGGGCGGCTTGCGCTTTCACCCGTCTGTCAATGTCGGCATTATCAAGTTTCTGGGTTTTGAGCAGACGTTTAAAAACGCGCTGACCGGCATGCCGATCGGCGGCGGCAAGGGTGGTTCGGACTTCAACCCGCGCGGACGCAGTGACCATGAAATCATGCGCTTCTGCCAGTCTTTCATGATGGAGCTGCACCGCCATATCGGTGAATATATTGACGTTCCGGCCGGCGACATCGGCGTGGCCGGGCGCGAAATCGGCTATATGTTCGGCCAGTTCAAGCGGCTGACCAACCGCTATGAGGCCGGTGTCATCACCGGTAAGGGCATGCTTTACGGCGGCTCACGGGCGCGCACGGAAGCCACAGGCTATGGCACGGTGTATTTTGTCGAGCGCATGCTGGCGACAAGGAAACTCACCCTTGAAGGGCAGCGCGCGGTTGTTTCCGGCTCCGGCAATGTGGCGATCTACACCATCAAGAAGCTGACAGAACTTGGCGCCAGGGTTATCGCCTGTTCTGACTCCAATGGCCATGTCGTGGATGAAGACGGTATTGACCTTGCCCTGTTGCAGGAAATCAAGGAACAGCGTCGTGAACGTATTTCACACTATGCTAAAGCCAGAGGCGGCCATGTCAAATATATTGAAGGCGGCTCCATCTGGCAGGGGCCCTGCACCATCGCCATTCCTGCGGCAACGCAGAATGAACTGCATGAACAAGACGCCAAGGAGCTGGTAAAAAACGGTTTGATTGCTGTCGGTGAAGGAGCGAATATGCCTTCAACGCCGGAAGCTATCCACGTTTTTCAGGAAGCTGGCATTCTGTTCGCCCCGGCCAAGGCGGCCAATGCCGGCGGTGTCGCAACATCAGCGCTGGAAATGCAGCAGAACGCCTCACGCGACAGCTGGACATTTGCCGAAACAGACGCGCGCCTTGCCACCATCATGCGCGGCATTCATGACCTGTGCTTTGAAACGGCAGAAGAATACGGCGTGCCGGGTGATTACCTCAACGGCGCCAACATCGCCGGTTTTATCCGCGTGGCGGAAGCCATGAAGGCGCTTGGTGTTATCTGA
- the ilvD gene encoding Dihydroxy-acid dehydratase (bhsal14810): protein MPAYRSRTSTHGRNMAGARGLWRATGMKDSDFGKPIIAVVNSFTQFVPGHVHLKDLGQLVAREIEKAGGVAREFNTIAVDDGIAMGHDGMLYSLPSREIIADSVEYMVNGHCADAMVCISNCDKITPGMLMASLRLNIPTVFVSGGPMEAGKVVLKGKEVALDLVDAMVAAADDSNTDAEVSAIERAACPTCGSCSGMFTANSMNCLTEALGLSLPGNGTVLATHADRRHLFEEAGRRIVDLTKRYYEQDDETALPRSIATRTAFENAMTLDIAMGGSTNTVLHLLAAAREGEVDFTMADIDRLSRHVPVLCKVAPAIANVHMEDVHRAGGIMAILGELDRAGLLNAATRTVYAPALEDALRAWDVRQTNDAAVHEFYRSAPGGVPTQEAFSQSRRYNTLDLDRKSGVIRDKEHAFSQDGGLAVLYGNLAEDGCIVKTAGVDDSILTFTGVARIFESQDSAVLAILNNKVKAGDVVVIRYEGPRGGPGMQEMLYPTSYLKSKGLGAACALITDGRFSGGTSGLSIGHVSPEAAEGGAIALVEEGDRIEIDIPNRKIHLAVDDAALARRREKMEERGDAAWQPVEQRKRKISKALKAYAAMATSAAKGAVREI from the coding sequence ATGCCTGCTTATCGTTCACGAACGTCAACCCATGGCCGCAATATGGCCGGTGCGCGTGGCCTGTGGCGCGCCACCGGTATGAAAGACAGTGATTTCGGCAAGCCGATTATTGCCGTGGTCAATTCTTTCACGCAATTCGTGCCCGGCCATGTGCATCTGAAAGATCTCGGCCAGCTTGTCGCCCGCGAAATTGAGAAAGCAGGCGGTGTCGCCAGGGAATTCAATACCATTGCCGTTGATGACGGCATCGCCATGGGGCATGACGGTATGCTCTATTCGCTGCCCTCGCGCGAGATTATCGCTGACTCGGTGGAATATATGGTCAATGGCCATTGCGCTGATGCTATGGTATGCATTTCCAATTGTGACAAAATCACTCCGGGAATGCTGATGGCTTCATTGCGGTTGAATATCCCGACGGTTTTTGTTTCCGGCGGGCCGATGGAAGCCGGCAAAGTGGTGCTCAAGGGCAAGGAAGTGGCGCTTGATCTGGTGGACGCTATGGTTGCCGCTGCCGATGACAGCAATACCGATGCCGAAGTGAGCGCTATTGAACGCGCCGCCTGTCCGACCTGCGGTTCATGCTCGGGGATGTTTACCGCCAATTCGATGAACTGCCTGACGGAAGCTCTGGGGCTGTCGCTGCCCGGCAATGGCACGGTGCTGGCGACCCACGCCGACCGCCGCCACCTGTTTGAGGAAGCGGGCCGGCGTATTGTGGATCTGACCAAACGCTATTACGAGCAGGATGATGAAACCGCACTGCCGCGTTCCATCGCCACCCGGACGGCATTTGAAAACGCCATGACGCTGGATATTGCCATGGGCGGCTCAACCAACACGGTGCTGCACCTGCTGGCAGCGGCGCGGGAGGGCGAGGTAGATTTCACCATGGCTGATATTGACCGGCTGTCACGCCATGTGCCGGTTCTGTGCAAGGTTGCGCCTGCTATTGCCAATGTGCATATGGAAGATGTTCATCGCGCCGGTGGCATTATGGCGATTCTGGGTGAGCTTGACCGCGCCGGTCTGCTGAACGCTGCAACCCGTACGGTTTATGCGCCGGCGTTAGAAGACGCTTTGCGGGCATGGGATGTGCGCCAGACGAATGACGCGGCCGTGCATGAATTTTACCGTTCCGCCCCGGGCGGTGTGCCGACGCAGGAAGCGTTCAGCCAGTCGCGCCGTTATAACACGCTCGACCTTGACCGTAAAAGCGGCGTTATCCGCGATAAGGAACACGCATTTTCGCAGGATGGCGGCCTTGCTGTGCTCTATGGCAATCTGGCGGAAGATGGCTGCATTGTTAAAACCGCGGGCGTTGATGATTCTATCCTGACCTTTACCGGTGTGGCACGGATTTTTGAAAGCCAGGATTCCGCCGTGCTGGCGATTTTGAACAACAAGGTCAAAGCCGGTGATGTGGTGGTTATCCGCTATGAGGGACCGCGCGGCGGGCCGGGCATGCAGGAAATGCTCTACCCGACCAGTTATCTGAAATCCAAAGGTCTGGGCGCGGCCTGTGCACTGATAACAGACGGGCGCTTTTCCGGCGGCACCTCCGGCCTGTCCATTGGCCATGTTTCGCCCGAGGCGGCGGAAGGTGGCGCAATCGCGCTGGTGGAAGAGGGCGACCGGATTGAGATTGATATTCCGAACCGCAAAATTCATCTGGCTGTTGATGACGCGGCACTTGCCCGCCGCCGTGAGAAGATGGAGGAGCGCGGTGACGCTGCATGGCAACCCGTGGAACAGCGCAAGCGCAAAATCAGCAAGGCGCTGAAGGCCTATGCGGCAATGGCAACCTCTGCCGCCAAGGGCGCGGTGCGTGAAATATAA
- a CDS encoding ComF family protein (bhsal14820) produces MRGVRRIITKAAAGGVQLMGMLLFPPGCPGCGRAIAAIGTICSDCWLELPFLTPPFCPVMGIPFHSDYGDGILSGEALASPPPFDHARAVVAHEGLARNLVTRLKYGARTDLAPWMATWMVRAGYDLVSACDMIVPVPLHRRRFWKRGYNQSAELARAIARICGKPFCPQLLARRKPTRPQVGLSAKRRADNVRGVFAVPPRGAAALKHKHIVLVDDVYTTGATVKAAARILKRAGAARVDVLTFSRVVIRYE; encoded by the coding sequence TTGCGAGGAGTCAGACGGATTATAACAAAAGCCGCGGCAGGCGGGGTGCAACTGATGGGCATGCTGTTGTTTCCGCCAGGCTGTCCGGGTTGTGGCCGCGCAATCGCGGCAATCGGCACAATCTGCTCTGATTGCTGGCTGGAACTGCCGTTTTTAACGCCGCCCTTTTGTCCGGTTATGGGGATTCCGTTTCATTCTGATTATGGTGACGGAATTTTGAGCGGTGAAGCTCTGGCCAGCCCGCCGCCCTTTGACCATGCCCGCGCTGTTGTCGCCCATGAAGGGCTGGCGCGCAATCTTGTCACGCGGCTGAAATATGGTGCACGCACCGACCTTGCGCCGTGGATGGCGACATGGATGGTTCGGGCCGGATATGACCTTGTCAGCGCTTGCGATATGATTGTGCCGGTGCCATTGCATCGCCGCCGTTTCTGGAAACGGGGCTATAACCAGTCGGCAGAACTTGCCCGGGCCATAGCGCGGATCTGCGGCAAACCATTTTGCCCGCAATTGCTGGCGCGCCGGAAACCCACCCGCCCGCAGGTCGGGTTGAGCGCAAAGAGGCGTGCGGATAATGTCCGCGGTGTATTTGCCGTGCCGCCGCGGGGTGCAGCTGCTCTCAAACACAAACATATTGTGCTGGTTGATGATGTTTATACCACCGGCGCAACAGTTAAAGCTGCCGCACGGATATTAAAACGTGCAGGCGCAGCGCGGGTTGATGTGCTGACATTTTCGCGCGTTGTCATCCGTTACGAATAG
- a CDS encoding Methyltransferase type 11 (bhsal14830), producing the protein MSQTPEIFDTALIEHFRQRAAKRAMPGVDFLLARTVDDLAERLATVDRRFTHGLDLHSHTDSAARALQHSGKVTAIERIETAPAFITADFPARIAPREQPALPLQGADLIVSLLSLHLVNDLPGLLTQIRLGLKPDGLFLAALCGAGTLGELRESLLQAESELDGGASPRIIPFADIRDVGSLLQRTGFALPVTDIENTVVRYDNAFTLMADLRAMGMQNALHNRSRKPVSKRFFSRVAEIYAERFSDPDGRIRATFSILWLSGWAPHKDQQKPAKRGSAQMPLAEALEHFAGK; encoded by the coding sequence ATGTCACAAACGCCGGAAATATTTGATACCGCCCTGATTGAGCACTTTCGCCAGCGCGCCGCCAAACGCGCCATGCCGGGCGTTGATTTCCTGCTGGCAAGAACGGTGGATGATCTGGCTGAGCGCCTGGCTACCGTTGACCGGCGGTTCACACATGGGCTTGACCTGCACAGCCATACAGATTCAGCCGCGCGGGCCCTGCAACACAGCGGCAAAGTGACGGCAATCGAACGTATTGAAACGGCGCCCGCTTTTATAACAGCGGATTTTCCTGCCCGCATCGCCCCGCGGGAGCAACCTGCCCTGCCCCTGCAAGGCGCAGATCTGATAGTCTCATTACTATCACTGCACCTCGTCAATGATCTGCCCGGCTTGCTCACGCAAATCCGTCTGGGGCTGAAACCGGACGGACTGTTTCTGGCAGCACTGTGCGGCGCAGGCACATTGGGCGAGTTGCGCGAAAGCCTGTTACAGGCGGAAAGCGAACTTGATGGCGGCGCCAGCCCGCGTATCATCCCCTTTGCCGATATACGCGACGTCGGCAGCCTGTTGCAGCGCACGGGCTTTGCGCTGCCCGTCACCGACATTGAAAACACCGTCGTACGTTATGACAATGCCTTTACCCTGATGGCCGACCTGCGCGCCATGGGCATGCAGAACGCATTGCATAACCGGTCACGCAAACCGGTTTCAAAACGGTTTTTCAGCCGTGTGGCAGAAATTTACGCCGAACGCTTTTCTGACCCGGACGGGCGAATCCGCGCGACCTTTTCCATTCTCTGGCTATCAGGCTGGGCACCGCATAAAGACCAGCAGAAACCGGCCAAACGCGGCAGCGCGCAAATGCCATTGGCTGAAGCATTGGAGCATTTTGCCGGTAAATAG
- a CDS encoding Symporter (bhsal14840) produces MSASAGFIINLVAFVVLLIGLGCLGRFRLSLSGKVFIGLVGGVVFGLVLHFIYGVDSPVLKKSLDWFNIVGGGYVNLLQMVVMPLVFVSILSAIARLHDASSLGKISALTIGILLFTTMIAAFVGIMMVRLFGLSATGLAHGVAETARITAIDSQYLPRVENLTVPQTILSFIPRNPFAELTGANSTSIIAVVVFAAFLGVAAIELMRDNKEQGERVLAAVSSLQAWVMKLVRLVIRLTPYGVFALMVKVVATSDLNDIKKLLLFIVASYLAIAIMFAVHSGLLTLSGINPLRFFRKVLPVLTFAFTSRSSAASIPLSIEAQTRRIGVPQSIASFAASFGATIGQNGCAGIYPAMLATMVAPTVGINPFDPLWIATLVGIVTVSSAGVAGVGGGATFAALIVLPAMGLPVTIVGLLISIEPLIDMGRTALNVNGSMTAGTIASQILGQTDKHVFNADHDAELSRH; encoded by the coding sequence ATGTCGGCTTCCGCTGGATTTATTATCAATCTTGTTGCATTTGTGGTTTTATTGATTGGGCTGGGTTGTCTCGGGCGTTTCCGCCTGAGCCTGTCAGGCAAAGTGTTTATCGGTCTTGTCGGCGGTGTTGTCTTCGGGCTGGTCCTGCATTTTATCTATGGTGTTGACAGTCCGGTTCTGAAAAAATCGCTCGACTGGTTCAATATTGTCGGGGGCGGGTATGTCAATCTGTTGCAGATGGTTGTCATGCCGCTGGTTTTTGTTTCCATTCTCTCCGCCATTGCGCGGCTGCATGATGCTTCATCCCTGGGTAAAATCAGTGCCCTGACCATTGGCATTTTGCTGTTCACCACGATGATTGCGGCCTTTGTCGGGATTATGATGGTCAGGCTTTTTGGCCTTTCTGCTACAGGGCTGGCGCACGGGGTGGCGGAAACGGCCCGGATCACCGCTATTGATAGCCAGTATCTGCCAAGGGTTGAAAACTTGACTGTGCCACAGACAATCCTGTCTTTCATTCCGCGCAATCCGTTTGCCGAATTGACCGGCGCAAATTCGACTTCCATTATCGCTGTGGTGGTTTTCGCTGCATTTCTGGGTGTTGCCGCTATTGAGCTGATGCGCGACAATAAAGAACAAGGCGAGCGTGTGCTTGCCGCTGTTTCCAGCCTGCAGGCATGGGTGATGAAGCTAGTGCGCCTTGTTATCCGCCTGACGCCCTACGGTGTGTTTGCGCTGATGGTGAAGGTTGTCGCGACTTCTGATCTCAATGACATAAAAAAGCTGCTGCTTTTTATTGTGGCTTCTTACCTTGCCATTGCGATCATGTTTGCGGTGCATAGCGGCCTGCTGACGCTCTCCGGTATCAATCCCCTGCGCTTTTTCAGAAAAGTGCTGCCGGTGCTGACCTTTGCTTTCACCAGCCGCTCAAGCGCCGCCAGCATTCCGTTGAGTATTGAAGCGCAAACCAGACGCATTGGTGTGCCGCAGTCGATTGCCAGCTTTGCCGCTTCCTTTGGGGCCACCATCGGCCAGAACGGTTGTGCGGGTATTTACCCGGCAATGCTTGCCACCATGGTCGCGCCGACTGTCGGTATCAATCCGTTTGATCCGCTGTGGATTGCCACGCTTGTCGGTATTGTCACTGTGAGTTCTGCCGGTGTTGCCGGTGTCGGAGGCGGCGCGACATTTGCCGCGCTGATTGTGCTGCCTGCCATGGGTTTGCCGGTGACGATTGTCGGGTTGCTGATTTCTATCGAACCGCTGATTGACATGGGCCGCACGGCGCTTAATGTCAATGGTTCCATGACGGCCGGCACGATCGCCAGCCAGATTCTGGGCCAGACGGACAAGCATGTTTTCAATGCGGATCATGATGCGGAACTGAGCCGGCATTAA
- a CDS encoding Hypothetical protein (bhsal14850) — protein sequence MKNQGLTQFDDQEQGAGAGAGFLRIVLLFGSTAVALGLILIPLLTQSKDQQLTGTLFVPAPDKVITGSVVPDSEQARPQK from the coding sequence ATGAAGAATCAGGGTCTTACTCAGTTTGACGATCAGGAACAGGGCGCTGGAGCCGGAGCGGGTTTTTTGCGGATTGTGTTGCTTTTCGGATCGACTGCCGTGGCTCTTGGTCTTATCCTTATTCCGCTTTTGACACAGTCGAAAGACCAGCAGCTGACCGGAACACTGTTTGTGCCCGCGCCGGATAAAGTCATCACCGGTTCTGTTGTGCCGGACAGTGAGCAGGCCAGGCCGCAAAAGTAA
- a CDS encoding ADP-ribose pyrophosphatase (precursor) (bhsal14860) — protein sequence MATIEVEDDKRHSHPLVLVVACALVDGQGRVLLAERPQGKSMAGLWEFPGGKVEAGETPEAALVRELMEELGVAASVGNIEPLTFASHTYERFHLLMPLYFCRRFTGTPRSQEGQRLAWVRLAWVAAENLADYPMPAADIPLLPALRQVLAQEFVDGS from the coding sequence ATGGCGACTATCGAAGTTGAGGATGATAAGCGGCACAGCCATCCGCTGGTGCTGGTTGTTGCCTGTGCGCTTGTGGACGGGCAGGGCCGTGTGCTGCTGGCGGAACGGCCGCAAGGCAAATCCATGGCGGGGCTGTGGGAATTTCCGGGTGGCAAGGTCGAGGCAGGTGAGACACCGGAAGCAGCCCTTGTCCGTGAACTGATGGAAGAGCTGGGTGTTGCGGCAAGTGTTGGGAATATTGAGCCGCTGACTTTTGCCAGTCATACTTATGAGCGTTTTCATCTGTTGATGCCGCTTTATTTCTGCCGCCGTTTTACCGGTACGCCCCGGTCGCAAGAGGGGCAGCGGCTTGCCTGGGTGCGGCTTGCCTGGGTGGCGGCGGAAAACCTTGCTGATTATCCCATGCCAGCGGCGGATATCCCGCTTCTTCCCGCTTTGCGGCAGGTTTTGGCGCAGGAATTTGTAGATGGATCATAA
- the argJ gene encoding Arginine biosynthesis bifunctional protein ArgJ (bhsal14870): MTKISPLAPHVLPCMPVLAGVRMAAVAAGIKYQGRTDLLFLTFDRPVDVAGVFTRSLCPSAPVDHCRAALATGKARGVVVNSGNANAFTGAAGRQAADETAAAAARALGCREDEIYLASTGVIGEPLNAARFTPLLAALAHEGREDAWPEAARAIMTTDTFPKLATRTVPLGQHEVTINGIAKGAGMIAPDMATMLSFVVTDAPVDAPLLQEILREGADASFNSITVDSDTSTSDTLLLFATGGAEENGVARLKSRDGPHYAAFAAAVKDVLLDLALQVARDGEGARKLIEVEVIGAVTDVAAKKIAFSIANSPLVKTAVAGEDANWGRVVMAVGKAGEKADRDRLSIWFGEHRLAYHGARDPDYSEEAAAATMKKDEITIRVDIGLGEGRAKVWTCDLTKEYVAINGDYRS; this comes from the coding sequence ATGACAAAGATTTCGCCGTTGGCGCCGCACGTCCTGCCTTGCATGCCTGTTCTTGCCGGTGTGCGGATGGCGGCAGTGGCGGCAGGTATTAAATATCAGGGGCGGACGGATCTGCTTTTTCTGACCTTTGACAGGCCTGTGGATGTCGCGGGCGTTTTCACCCGTTCGCTGTGTCCGTCGGCGCCGGTTGACCATTGCCGCGCCGCGCTTGCAACCGGCAAAGCGCGTGGTGTTGTCGTCAATTCCGGCAATGCCAATGCCTTTACCGGTGCGGCGGGGCGCCAGGCGGCGGATGAAACCGCCGCCGCCGCCGCCCGCGCGCTTGGCTGCCGTGAAGATGAAATCTACCTTGCTTCAACCGGCGTTATCGGTGAACCGCTCAATGCAGCGCGTTTTACGCCTTTGCTTGCCGCACTGGCGCATGAGGGGCGGGAAGACGCCTGGCCTGAAGCCGCGCGGGCGATCATGACCACTGATACCTTTCCCAAGCTGGCAACCCGTACAGTGCCGCTCGGGCAGCATGAGGTGACCATTAACGGTATTGCCAAAGGAGCGGGGATGATTGCGCCGGATATGGCCACCATGCTTTCCTTTGTTGTGACCGATGCGCCGGTGGACGCACCGCTGTTGCAGGAGATTTTGCGGGAGGGAGCGGATGCGAGTTTCAATTCGATCACGGTTGACAGCGATACGTCCACCTCGGACACGCTGCTGCTGTTTGCCACCGGCGGCGCGGAAGAAAACGGTGTGGCGCGGTTAAAAAGCCGCGATGGCCCGCATTATGCGGCCTTTGCCGCTGCTGTCAAAGATGTGTTGCTTGACCTTGCCCTGCAGGTCGCCCGTGACGGCGAGGGCGCGCGTAAACTGATAGAGGTTGAGGTTATCGGGGCGGTAACAGACGTGGCGGCGAAAAAAATTGCTTTTTCCATTGCCAATTCGCCTTTGGTGAAAACCGCTGTTGCCGGTGAGGACGCCAATTGGGGGCGGGTGGTGATGGCGGTTGGCAAAGCGGGGGAAAAGGCCGACCGTGACCGGCTTTCCATCTGGTTCGGTGAGCACCGTCTGGCATATCACGGCGCGCGTGACCCCGATTATTCGGAAGAGGCGGCCGCCGCCACGATGAAAAAAGATGAAATCACCATCCGGGTGGATATCGGCCTTGGCGAAGGCCGGGCGAAGGTATGGACCTGTGACCTGACAAAGGAATATGTGGCGATCAATGGCGACTATCGAAGTTGA
- a CDS encoding Prolyl isomerase (bhsal14880), producing the protein MKFDCKTALLASSLLFGVCAPALAQETATPSIPQVEADNGIAAGPVLKATDVMAVIDGRKITVAEVDEWATMMVPGGTQGDFTRRVQTVSVLVSLKAFANEALADKLDGTPEFKQRMELLRESALQQLYVDKFFAGKPTDAEIKARYDKEIGSLPKEPEVHARHILVPTEEEAKALVARLKKGENFDTLLNEQSVDGVAAAGGDLGYFTKAEMVPEFSEAAFALKAGEVTQKPVQSPYGWHIIKVEDMRMKEPPTLEEAAPSVKNMMRMEMAGELQKTVTGKLKVSYPNADVAKAVEQLAQEPAVSEDGFE; encoded by the coding sequence ATGAAGTTTGATTGTAAAACAGCCTTGCTTGCTTCTTCCTTGCTGTTTGGCGTTTGTGCGCCGGCGCTTGCGCAGGAAACGGCGACACCGTCCATTCCGCAGGTGGAGGCGGATAACGGGATTGCCGCCGGGCCGGTGCTGAAAGCCACAGATGTCATGGCTGTCATTGATGGCAGGAAGATCACGGTAGCGGAAGTTGATGAATGGGCGACGATGATGGTTCCCGGCGGCACACAGGGCGATTTCACCCGTCGTGTCCAGACGGTTTCAGTGCTTGTTTCACTCAAGGCCTTTGCCAATGAGGCGCTTGCTGACAAGCTTGACGGAACGCCGGAATTCAAGCAGCGGATGGAATTGTTGCGCGAATCAGCGCTGCAACAGCTTTATGTGGACAAATTTTTTGCAGGAAAGCCGACAGATGCCGAGATAAAGGCGCGTTATGACAAGGAAATAGGCTCCTTGCCCAAAGAGCCGGAAGTTCATGCCCGTCATATTCTGGTGCCAACCGAGGAAGAGGCGAAAGCTCTTGTCGCGCGCCTGAAAAAAGGCGAGAACTTTGATACGCTTCTGAACGAGCAGTCGGTTGACGGTGTTGCCGCTGCCGGCGGCGATCTTGGCTATTTCACCAAGGCGGAAATGGTGCCGGAATTCAGCGAGGCCGCTTTTGCCCTCAAGGCCGGTGAAGTCACGCAGAAACCGGTGCAGAGCCCTTATGGCTGGCACATTATCAAGGTTGAGGATATGCGCATGAAAGAGCCGCCGACATTGGAAGAAGCGGCGCCTTCTGTCAAAAATATGATGCGGATGGAAATGGCCGGTGAGCTGCAAAAGACCGTGACCGGCAAGCTGAAGGTTTCCTATCCCAATGCTGATGTTGCCAAGGCGGTTGAGCAACTGGCGCAGGAACCGGCAGTCAGCGAAGACGGGTTTGAATAA